A window of Oncorhynchus tshawytscha isolate Ot180627B linkage group LG10, Otsh_v2.0, whole genome shotgun sequence contains these coding sequences:
- the LOC112260837 gene encoding E3 ubiquitin-protein ligase RNF126: MAEAPPRLCRFFCHRCSAEINPRLPEYTCPRCESGFIEELSVERSTENGSTSTASTSDQNRPTFESMDHQHMFTFPPGYGQFALGIFDENFDLRAGLPAEDNRETENRREREMASRQRYSARQPQGRHMPRRPGQRHEGVPTLEGIIQQLVNGIIAPTAMPNIAMGPWGMLHSNPMDYAWGANGLDSIITQLLNQFENTGPPPADRERIKNLPSIQITEEHVGSSLECSVCKEDYSVGETVRQLPCNHLFHNDCIVPWLEQHDTCPVCRKSLSGQNTATDPPGLSGMNFSPSSSSSSSSSSPSNENAANNS, encoded by the exons ATGGCTGAAGCTCCCCCACGGCTCTGCCGGTTTTTCTGTCACCGATGTTCAGCAGAGATCAACCCTCGTCTCCCG GAGTACACATGTCCGCGGTGTGAATCTGGCTTCATTGAAGAGCTATCAGTGGAGAGAAG CACTGAAAATGGGTCCACATCCACTGCCTCCACCAGCGATCAGAACCGTCCGACTTTTGAG AGTATGGACCACCAGCACATGTTTACATTTCCACCCGGATACGGCCAGTTCGCTCTGGGGATTTTTGACGAGAATTTTGACCTCCGAGCGGGCCTGCCAGCAGAAGACAACCGCGAGACGGAGAACCGACGGGAACGGGAGATGGCGTCACGGCAACGGTACAGCGCTCGGCAACCACAGGGACGACACATGCCACGGCGACCGGGACAGAGACACGAAGGAGTGCCCACATTAGAGGG AATCATCCAGCAGCTAGTGAATGGAATCATAGCACCCACAGCCATGCCAAACATTGCAATGGGACCATG GGGCATGCTACACTCAAATCCAATGGACTACGCTTGGGGTGCCAATGGACTTGATTCTATCATTACCCAG TTATTAAATCAGTTtgagaacactggtcctcctcctgctgacagagagaggataaagaaCCTGCCCAGCATCCAGATCACAGAGGAACATGTGG gTTCCAGTTTAGAATGTTCTGTGTGCAAGGAAGACTACAGTGTAGGGGAGACTGTGAGGCAACTTCCGTGCAATCACCTGTTTCACAATGACTGCATAGTACCATGGCTGGAACAG cacGACACATGTCCAGTGTGCAGAAAGAGCCTCAGTGGACAGAACACAGCCACGGACCCCCCGGGACTTTCAGGAATGaacttctccccttcctcctcttcctcatcctcttccagCTCCCCCAGTAACGAGAACGCTGCCAACAACTCCTAG